One genomic window of Mus caroli chromosome 12, CAROLI_EIJ_v1.1, whole genome shotgun sequence includes the following:
- the C12H14orf132 gene encoding uncharacterized protein C14orf132 homolog has product MDLSFMAAQLPMMGGAFMDSPNEDFSTEYSLFNSPGNVHSTSNGHGQPEESPRSSNDAVLLWIAIIATLGNIVVVGVVYAFTF; this is encoded by the coding sequence TTGCCCATGATGGGAGGAGCGTTCATGGACTCACCCAATGAGGACTTCAGTACCGAGTACTCCCTGTTTAACTCCCCTGGCAACGTCCACTCGACGTCCAATGGCCACGGCCAGCCCGAGGAGTCTCCTCGCTCCTCCAACGATGCTGTTCTGCTATGGATTGCCATCATAGCAACACTGGGGAACATAGTGGTGGTAGGGGTGGTGTATGCCTTCACCTTCTGA